A stretch of Saccharothrix texasensis DNA encodes these proteins:
- the gltB gene encoding glutamate synthase large subunit — MIFSAIPSPQGLYDPAAERDACGVAMVADIRGRRSHDIVVDALTALANLEHRGAAGAEPTSGDGAGILVQLPDAFLRQVLDFELPEPGAYAAGIAFLPSAEESRTKAVELTERIAAEEGLVVLGWRDVPTAPDHAGVGPTARSVMPHFAMLLVKGGSDRRDVALDRLTFALRKRVEHESAAADVGTYFPSLSSRTIVYKGMLTTGQLPAFFPDLRDERLASAIALVHSRFSTNTFPSWPLAHPFRYVAHNGEINTVRGNRNRMRAREALLASDLIPGDLTRLFPICHPEGSDSASFDEVLELLHLGGRSLPHAVMMMIPEAWENHTSMDPKRRAFYEFHASLMEPWDGPACVTFTDGSLVGAVLDRNGLRPARWWQTADGRVVLASETGVLDVPADQVVAKGRLQPGKMFLVDTVEGRLVEDDEVKAKLAEELPYDEWLHAGLLELADLADREHVVQSHESVVRRQLTFGYTEEELRVLLAPMSTNGAEPLGSMGTDTPVAALSQRSRLLYDYFVQNFAQVTNPPLDAIREEIVTSVSRVMGPEQNLLEPGPVSCRHIKLTYPVIDNDELAKLIHINDDGDLPGFACTVLSGLYEVDGGGAALAAAVERVRREASEAIANGARTLVLSDRDSDHRMAPIPSLLLVSAVHHHLVRTKERLRVALVVETGDAREVHHIAALLSYGAAAVNPYLAFETIEDMISTGAVTGIEPRKAVRNYVTALVKGTLKIMSKMGISTVGAYTAAQVFEAVGLSEELLGEYFTGTVSKLGGAGLDVLAEEVALRHRRAHPDNPTDRVHRRLEVGGEYAYRREGELHLFTPETVFLLQHATKTGKQDVYRRYTEEVERLARQGGTLRGLFSFAAEGRTPVPIDEVEPVSSIVKRFNTGAMSYGSISAEAHETLAIAMNRLGGRSNSGEGGEDPERLYDPERRSAVKQVASGRFGVTSEYLVNASDIQIKMAQGAKPGEGGQLPGYKVYPWIARTRHSTPGVGLISPPPHHDIYSIEDLAQLIHDLKNANEQARVHVKLVSEVGVGTVAAGVAKAHADVVLISGHDGGTGASPLNSLKHAGTPWEIGLAETQQTLLLNGLRDRITVQVDGAMRTGRDVVVAALLGAEEFGFATAPLIVEGCVMMRVCHLDTCPVGIATQNPELRKRFTGQVDHVVTFFHFIAQEVRELLASLGFRTIDEAVGHAELLRTDEAIEHWKAAGLDLSPVFEVPETPYRTAKRKVREQDHGLAQALDRTLLQLADAALNDARPVRLELPLRNVNRTVGTLLGAEVTRRFGGDGLPDDTIHVTFTGSAGQSLGAFIPRGITLEMIGDANDYVGKGLSGGRIVVRPHPDAPFAAERQVIAGNVIGYGATSGEIFLRGRVGERFCVRNSGALAVAEGVGDHAFEYMTGGRAVVLGPTGRNLAAGMSGGIAYVLELDPAAVNTAMVELQRPGAEDLRWLREVVERHHQLTGSAVAASLLGDWPRRSASFTKVMPGDYQRVLEAMRLARAEGRDVDQAIMEASRG; from the coding sequence GTGATCTTCTCCGCCATCCCGTCCCCGCAGGGGCTCTACGACCCCGCCGCGGAACGTGACGCTTGCGGTGTGGCGATGGTCGCCGACATCCGAGGCCGGCGCTCGCACGACATCGTCGTCGACGCGCTCACCGCGCTGGCCAACCTGGAGCACCGGGGCGCCGCCGGCGCCGAGCCGACCAGCGGCGACGGCGCCGGGATCCTCGTGCAGCTGCCGGACGCGTTCCTGCGGCAGGTGCTCGACTTCGAGCTGCCGGAGCCGGGCGCGTACGCGGCGGGCATCGCGTTCCTGCCCTCCGCCGAGGAGTCGCGCACCAAGGCCGTCGAGCTGACCGAGCGGATCGCCGCCGAAGAGGGCCTGGTGGTCCTGGGCTGGCGCGACGTGCCCACCGCGCCCGACCACGCCGGCGTGGGCCCCACCGCCCGGTCGGTGATGCCGCACTTCGCGATGCTGCTCGTCAAGGGCGGGAGCGACCGGCGCGACGTCGCCCTGGACCGCCTCACGTTCGCCCTGCGCAAGCGGGTGGAGCACGAGAGCGCGGCGGCGGACGTCGGCACGTACTTCCCGTCGCTGTCGTCCCGGACGATCGTCTACAAGGGCATGCTGACCACCGGCCAGCTGCCCGCGTTCTTCCCCGACCTGCGCGACGAGCGGCTGGCCAGCGCGATCGCCCTGGTCCACTCCCGCTTCTCCACCAACACGTTCCCGTCGTGGCCGCTGGCGCACCCGTTCCGGTACGTCGCCCACAACGGTGAGATCAACACGGTGCGCGGCAACCGGAACCGGATGCGGGCCCGCGAGGCGCTGCTGGCCTCCGACCTGATCCCGGGCGACCTGACCAGGCTGTTCCCGATCTGCCACCCGGAGGGCTCGGACTCGGCGAGCTTCGACGAGGTGCTGGAGCTGCTGCACCTGGGCGGCCGGAGCCTGCCGCACGCGGTGATGATGATGATTCCCGAGGCGTGGGAGAACCACACCTCGATGGACCCGAAGCGCCGCGCGTTCTACGAGTTCCACGCGAGCCTGATGGAACCGTGGGACGGCCCGGCGTGCGTGACGTTCACCGACGGCTCGCTCGTCGGCGCGGTGCTCGACCGCAACGGGCTGCGCCCCGCCCGCTGGTGGCAGACCGCCGACGGCCGCGTGGTGCTGGCCTCGGAGACCGGCGTGCTGGACGTGCCCGCCGACCAGGTCGTCGCCAAGGGCCGGTTGCAGCCGGGCAAGATGTTCCTGGTCGACACGGTCGAGGGCCGCCTGGTCGAGGACGACGAGGTCAAGGCGAAGCTGGCCGAGGAGCTGCCCTACGACGAGTGGCTGCACGCGGGCCTGCTGGAGCTGGCCGACCTGGCCGACCGCGAGCACGTCGTGCAGAGCCACGAGTCCGTGGTGCGCCGGCAGCTCACGTTCGGCTACACCGAGGAAGAGCTGCGGGTCCTGCTCGCGCCGATGTCCACCAACGGCGCGGAGCCGCTCGGCTCGATGGGCACCGACACCCCGGTGGCGGCGCTGTCGCAGCGCTCGCGGCTGCTCTACGACTACTTCGTGCAGAACTTCGCCCAGGTCACCAACCCGCCGCTGGACGCGATCCGCGAGGAGATCGTCACCAGCGTGTCGCGGGTGATGGGCCCGGAGCAGAACCTGCTCGAGCCCGGCCCGGTCAGCTGCCGGCACATCAAGCTGACCTACCCGGTGATCGACAACGACGAGCTGGCCAAGCTCATCCACATCAACGACGACGGCGACCTGCCCGGCTTCGCCTGCACCGTCCTGTCCGGACTGTACGAAGTGGACGGCGGCGGCGCGGCGCTGGCGGCGGCGGTCGAGCGGGTGCGCCGCGAGGCGTCCGAGGCGATCGCGAACGGCGCCCGCACGCTCGTGCTGTCCGACCGCGACTCCGACCACCGCATGGCGCCGATCCCGTCGCTGCTGCTCGTCTCCGCGGTGCACCACCACCTGGTGCGCACCAAGGAGCGGCTGCGCGTGGCACTGGTCGTCGAGACCGGCGACGCCCGCGAGGTGCACCACATCGCCGCGCTGCTGAGCTACGGCGCCGCCGCGGTGAACCCGTACCTGGCGTTCGAGACGATCGAAGACATGATCAGCACCGGCGCGGTCACCGGCATCGAGCCGCGCAAGGCCGTGCGGAACTACGTGACGGCGCTGGTCAAGGGCACTTTGAAGATCATGTCGAAGATGGGCATCTCGACCGTCGGCGCGTACACGGCGGCGCAGGTGTTCGAGGCCGTCGGCCTGTCCGAGGAGCTGCTCGGCGAGTACTTCACCGGCACGGTGTCGAAGCTCGGCGGCGCGGGCCTGGACGTGCTGGCGGAGGAGGTGGCGCTGCGCCACCGCCGCGCGCACCCCGACAACCCGACCGACCGGGTGCACCGCCGGCTGGAGGTGGGCGGCGAGTACGCCTACCGCCGCGAGGGCGAGCTGCACCTGTTCACGCCGGAGACGGTGTTCCTGCTCCAGCACGCCACCAAGACCGGCAAGCAGGACGTGTACCGGCGCTACACCGAAGAGGTGGAGCGGCTGGCCCGGCAGGGCGGCACGCTGCGCGGCCTGTTCTCGTTCGCCGCCGAGGGCCGCACGCCGGTCCCGATCGACGAGGTCGAGCCGGTCTCCTCGATCGTCAAGCGGTTCAACACCGGGGCCATGTCGTACGGGTCGATCTCGGCCGAGGCGCACGAGACGTTGGCCATCGCGATGAACCGGCTCGGCGGCCGGTCCAACAGCGGCGAGGGCGGCGAGGACCCGGAGCGCCTGTACGACCCGGAGCGGCGCAGCGCGGTCAAGCAGGTCGCGTCCGGCCGGTTCGGCGTCACCAGCGAGTACCTGGTCAACGCCAGCGACATCCAGATCAAGATGGCGCAGGGCGCGAAGCCCGGCGAGGGCGGCCAGCTGCCCGGCTACAAGGTGTACCCGTGGATCGCGCGCACCCGGCACTCCACGCCGGGCGTCGGCCTGATCTCGCCGCCGCCGCACCACGACATCTACTCGATCGAGGACCTCGCGCAGCTGATCCACGACCTGAAGAACGCCAACGAGCAGGCCCGCGTGCACGTGAAGCTGGTCAGCGAGGTCGGCGTCGGCACGGTCGCGGCGGGCGTGGCGAAGGCGCACGCGGACGTGGTGCTGATCTCCGGCCACGACGGCGGCACCGGCGCGTCGCCGCTGAACTCGCTCAAGCACGCGGGCACGCCGTGGGAGATCGGCCTCGCCGAAACCCAGCAGACGTTGCTGCTCAACGGTTTGCGCGACCGGATCACCGTGCAGGTCGACGGCGCGATGCGCACCGGCCGCGACGTGGTGGTGGCCGCGCTGCTCGGCGCCGAGGAGTTCGGCTTCGCGACCGCGCCGCTGATCGTCGAGGGCTGCGTGATGATGCGGGTCTGCCACCTGGACACCTGCCCCGTCGGCATCGCCACGCAGAACCCCGAGCTGCGCAAGCGCTTCACCGGCCAGGTCGACCACGTGGTGACCTTCTTCCACTTCATCGCCCAGGAGGTCCGGGAACTGCTGGCCTCCCTCGGCTTCCGCACGATCGACGAAGCCGTCGGCCACGCCGAGCTGCTGCGGACCGACGAGGCCATCGAGCACTGGAAGGCGGCCGGGCTGGACCTGTCGCCGGTGTTCGAGGTGCCGGAGACGCCTTACCGCACGGCCAAGCGCAAGGTCCGCGAGCAGGACCACGGCCTGGCGCAGGCGTTGGACCGCACGCTGCTCCAGCTCGCCGACGCGGCGTTGAACGACGCCCGCCCGGTGCGGCTGGAACTGCCGCTGCGCAACGTCAACCGCACCGTCGGCACGCTGCTCGGCGCGGAGGTCACGCGCCGCTTCGGCGGCGACGGCCTGCCCGACGACACGATCCACGTGACGTTCACCGGCTCGGCCGGCCAGTCGCTGGGCGCGTTCATCCCGCGCGGCATCACGCTGGAGATGATCGGCGACGCCAACGACTACGTCGGCAAGGGCCTGTCCGGCGGCCGGATCGTCGTGCGGCCGCACCCCGACGCGCCGTTCGCGGCCGAGCGGCAGGTCATCGCGGGCAACGTGATCGGCTACGGCGCCACGTCCGGCGAGATCTTCCTGCGCGGCCGGGTCGGCGAGCGGTTCTGCGTGCGCAACTCGGGCGCGCTGGCCGTGGCCGAGGGCGTCGGCGACCACGCGTTCGAGTACATGACCGGTGGCCGGGCCGTGGTGCTCGGGCCGACCGGCCGCAACCTCGCCGCGGGCATGTCCGGCGGCATCGCGTACGTGCTGGAACTCGACCCGGCGGCGGTCAACACCGCGATGGTCGAGCTCCAGCGGCCCGGCGCGGAAGACCTGCGCTGGCTGCGCGAAGTGGTGGAACGCCACCACCAGCTCACCGGTTCGGCGGTGGCCGCGTCGCTGCTCGGCGACTGGCCCCGGCGTTCCGCGTCGTTCACCAAGGTCATGCCCGGTGACTACCAGCGCGTGCTCGAAGCGATGAGGCTCGCCCGCGCGGAAGGCAGGGACGTCGACCAGGCGATCATGGAGGCCTCCCGTGGCTGA
- a CDS encoding DUF2461 domain-containing protein, which yields MEFTGFGEHAIDFYDGLVADNSKAYWDDHKHVYLRDVRAPMETLLAALEPEFGKGKVFRPYRDVRFSKDKTPYKDHCGGVVELGRGGGAHYVQLGTEGLFVAGGSFAMASDQLARYRESVADDVRGRALEKLLAQLAGAGWELRGDKLKRAPRGVDPEHPRIELLKHKRVYVAKVWPPDDVLHEPGCLDRVRDAWHEATPLVDWCADHIGLTEVGFRR from the coding sequence GTGGAATTCACCGGGTTCGGCGAACACGCCATCGACTTCTACGACGGACTGGTCGCCGACAACTCCAAGGCTTACTGGGACGACCACAAGCACGTCTACCTGCGCGATGTGCGCGCGCCCATGGAGACGTTGCTGGCCGCGCTCGAGCCCGAGTTCGGCAAGGGAAAGGTCTTCCGGCCCTATCGGGACGTGCGGTTCAGCAAGGACAAGACGCCGTACAAAGACCACTGCGGCGGGGTGGTGGAACTCGGCCGGGGTGGCGGCGCGCACTACGTGCAGCTCGGTACCGAAGGCCTGTTCGTGGCCGGTGGGTCGTTCGCCATGGCCTCCGACCAGCTCGCCCGCTACCGCGAGTCGGTCGCCGACGACGTGCGCGGTCGTGCGCTGGAGAAGCTGCTCGCGCAGCTCGCCGGGGCGGGCTGGGAGCTGCGCGGGGACAAGCTCAAGCGCGCGCCGCGCGGCGTGGACCCCGAGCACCCCCGGATCGAGCTGCTCAAGCACAAGCGCGTCTACGTCGCCAAGGTGTGGCCGCCGGACGACGTGCTGCACGAGCCGGGCTGCCTGGACCGGGTCCGCGACGCGTGGCACGAGGCCACCCCGCTCGTCGACTGGTGCGCCGACCACATCGGCCTGACCGAAGTCGGCTTCCGCCGCTGA
- a CDS encoding helicase-associated domain-containing protein, translating into MGRKTALAGWLRELDAVEVRDILALRKDAADRRPHSLRALADELTSAASLRAAVDGLDQACRDVLDTVLRLGDEACVEALAERLRCTGKASRAELKRALGQLRARALVWPAEGRLVSSPGLRPVEDEPPQRITPAPRAPRRAPQNRGFADRAAITPATSTVDGVTRLVDLCDVEQVACRAVMGLRELRRLAGVLRADEGRTRLWVGLAVEARLLAVDDGRLVPTVGADPWRAASPPERLTALARAWPRLTWTPGKQRPASAEPSSSDSGDRIRRGLLERYALLDEDEAFEHRHEVVADLVWTRPAVHGRAATEAALVEAESVGLVALGAATSLGRAVLAGGVDEVAGRFVPPDASTAHLRPDLTAVVAGLPSRELSAVLDLAADGAAGGWRFSGASVRRALDAGHEPDALLARLASVAEHGVPPTLAHLVREVARQHGRITVTPVACCVRTEDPVLLSEIAAHRSLAQLSLQPLGPTVLASAKPAKETLALLRAAGYAPTTAAVDGTAVMARLPRRRVEAPPPARAATGGWRAPLTGHEVAKLAAALVEQERPRPKFVLPPVESQRIGTVRLLRDQSLVLRDSEVVLLADALVSRTSVEIAVANGPRSTVKHVITPVDHAAGNLKANCAPRGEHREFLVSRIRSVRAVTSV; encoded by the coding sequence GTGGGTAGGAAAACGGCGCTGGCCGGATGGCTGCGCGAGCTCGACGCGGTGGAGGTCCGGGACATCCTGGCGCTGCGCAAGGACGCCGCCGACCGCAGGCCCCACTCGTTGCGGGCGCTGGCGGACGAGCTGACCTCGGCGGCGTCGCTGCGGGCGGCGGTCGACGGGCTCGACCAGGCGTGCCGGGACGTGCTGGACACCGTGCTGCGGCTGGGTGACGAGGCCTGTGTGGAGGCGCTGGCGGAACGGTTGCGCTGCACCGGGAAGGCGTCGCGGGCCGAGCTGAAGCGGGCGTTGGGCCAGTTGCGCGCGAGGGCGTTGGTCTGGCCGGCGGAGGGGCGGCTGGTGAGTTCGCCGGGGTTGCGGCCGGTGGAGGACGAGCCGCCGCAGCGCATCACGCCCGCGCCACGCGCGCCGCGCCGCGCGCCGCAGAACCGGGGTTTCGCGGACCGGGCCGCGATCACCCCCGCCACGTCCACTGTGGACGGTGTGACGCGGCTGGTCGACCTGTGCGACGTGGAGCAGGTGGCGTGCCGCGCGGTGATGGGGCTGCGGGAGCTGCGGCGGCTCGCGGGCGTGCTGCGCGCGGACGAGGGCCGGACGCGGTTGTGGGTGGGGCTGGCGGTCGAGGCGCGGCTGCTCGCGGTGGACGACGGCAGGCTGGTACCGACCGTCGGCGCGGACCCGTGGCGGGCCGCGTCGCCCCCGGAGCGGTTGACCGCGCTGGCCCGGGCGTGGCCGCGGTTGACGTGGACGCCGGGCAAGCAGCGGCCCGCGTCGGCGGAGCCGTCCTCGTCGGACTCGGGCGACCGGATCCGGCGCGGGCTGCTGGAGCGGTACGCGCTGCTGGACGAGGACGAGGCGTTCGAGCACCGGCACGAGGTGGTGGCCGACCTGGTGTGGACGCGGCCCGCCGTGCACGGACGGGCGGCGACCGAGGCGGCGCTGGTGGAGGCCGAGTCGGTGGGGTTGGTGGCGCTGGGCGCGGCGACCTCGCTGGGCCGCGCGGTGCTGGCGGGCGGGGTGGACGAGGTGGCGGGCCGGTTCGTGCCGCCCGACGCGTCCACCGCCCACCTGCGGCCGGACCTGACCGCCGTGGTGGCCGGGTTGCCGTCGCGCGAGCTGAGCGCGGTGCTGGACCTGGCGGCGGACGGCGCGGCGGGCGGGTGGCGGTTCAGCGGGGCGAGCGTGCGGCGGGCGTTGGACGCGGGGCACGAGCCGGACGCGCTGCTGGCCCGGTTGGCGTCGGTGGCCGAGCACGGCGTGCCGCCCACGTTGGCGCACCTGGTCCGCGAGGTGGCGCGGCAGCACGGGCGGATCACGGTGACGCCGGTCGCGTGCTGCGTGCGGACCGAGGACCCGGTGCTGTTGAGCGAGATCGCCGCGCACCGGTCGTTGGCGCAGTTGTCGTTGCAGCCGTTGGGCCCGACGGTGCTGGCGTCGGCGAAGCCCGCCAAGGAGACGTTGGCGCTGCTGCGGGCGGCCGGTTACGCGCCCACGACGGCCGCGGTGGACGGCACGGCGGTGATGGCGCGGCTGCCTCGGCGCCGGGTCGAGGCGCCGCCGCCCGCACGTGCCGCGACCGGCGGGTGGCGGGCGCCGTTGACCGGGCACGAGGTGGCGAAGCTGGCGGCGGCCCTGGTGGAGCAGGAGCGGCCCAGGCCGAAGTTCGTCCTGCCGCCGGTGGAGTCGCAGCGGATCGGCACCGTGCGGCTGTTGCGCGACCAGTCGCTGGTGCTGCGCGACTCGGAGGTGGTGCTGCTGGCGGACGCGCTGGTGAGCCGCACGTCGGTGGAGATCGCGGTGGCGAACGGCCCGCGGAGCACGGTGAAGCACGTGATCACGCCAGTGGACCACGCGGCGGGCAACCTGAAGGCCAACTGCGCGCCCCGCGGCGAGCACCGCGAGTTCCTGGTCAGCCGCATCCGGTCGGTGCGCGCGGTGACCAGCGTGTGA
- a CDS encoding VanZ family protein gives MGPRILPFVVAVSLSVIVLFTPASGVPTAPPGTDKVVHFVLFALLMGTGRYARLPSGPLLTGLLGYAAVSEALQWLITGLNRSGDVLDALVDVAGVGFGALVARSFTRKRGTPLGG, from the coding sequence GTGGGCCCCAGAATCCTTCCGTTCGTGGTCGCGGTGTCGCTCAGCGTCATCGTGCTGTTCACCCCCGCGTCAGGTGTGCCCACAGCCCCTCCGGGCACCGACAAGGTGGTGCACTTCGTGCTGTTCGCCCTGCTCATGGGCACGGGGAGGTACGCGCGGCTGCCGTCCGGACCACTCCTCACCGGCCTCTTGGGTTACGCCGCGGTCTCGGAAGCGTTGCAGTGGCTCATCACCGGGCTGAACCGGAGCGGCGACGTGCTGGACGCCCTCGTGGACGTCGCCGGCGTGGGCTTCGGAGCCCTGGTCGCACGGTCGTTCACCCGAAAACGTGGCACCCCTCTGGGAGGATGA
- the dctA gene encoding C4-dicarboxylate transporter DctA — protein sequence MVSAQARERKPIYKHLYFWVLVSIVLGVIVGYAFPAQASGMKWLADFFIALVKVVIAPTIFCTVVVGIAGLGNLAKAGGLALRTILYFTAMTTVALAIGLIVVNLVQPGHHGATIPINDGAADKTLAEAKTAETGVTGFILGLVPKSFLGAFTDGQLIQVLVVAILVAVAVAGMGKRGEKVVSALDTTAKVMFGVIKIVMYAAPIGAFGGIAYTIGKFGGSILGKLAWLMGSFYATCLLFVLVVLGGVGLYAGFSIFKFLRYIKDELLIVLGTSSSETVLPRMLVKLEAAGADKSVVGLTIPTGYSFNLDGTCIYLTMGAIFIAQATGTDVGLGTQVGLLLFMLLASKGAAGVTGAGLVTLAASLSAFEGNSAIPAVGIALIVGIDRFMSEARAITNVIGNGVGTLVVARWQGQLDRDRLREVLDNPGQVDVDALLDRQHGDGDVTEREPVGAVTR from the coding sequence GTGGTCAGCGCGCAGGCACGTGAGCGCAAACCGATCTACAAGCACCTCTACTTCTGGGTGCTGGTGTCGATCGTGCTCGGCGTGATCGTCGGGTACGCCTTCCCGGCGCAGGCGTCGGGCATGAAGTGGCTGGCCGACTTCTTCATCGCGCTGGTCAAGGTCGTCATCGCGCCGACGATCTTCTGCACGGTCGTGGTGGGCATCGCGGGCCTGGGCAACCTCGCCAAGGCGGGCGGCCTGGCGCTGCGGACCATCCTGTACTTCACCGCGATGACGACGGTGGCGCTGGCGATCGGCCTGATCGTGGTGAACCTGGTCCAGCCGGGCCACCACGGCGCGACCATCCCGATCAACGACGGCGCGGCGGACAAGACGCTCGCCGAGGCCAAGACCGCCGAGACCGGTGTCACGGGCTTCATCCTCGGCCTGGTGCCGAAGTCGTTCCTGGGCGCGTTCACCGACGGCCAGCTGATCCAGGTGCTGGTGGTCGCGATCCTGGTCGCGGTGGCCGTGGCGGGCATGGGCAAGCGCGGCGAGAAGGTCGTGTCCGCGTTGGACACCACGGCGAAGGTGATGTTCGGCGTCATCAAGATCGTCATGTACGCGGCGCCGATCGGCGCGTTCGGCGGCATCGCCTACACCATCGGCAAGTTCGGCGGCTCGATCCTGGGCAAGCTGGCGTGGCTGATGGGCTCGTTCTACGCGACGTGCCTGCTGTTCGTCCTCGTGGTGCTCGGCGGTGTCGGGCTGTACGCCGGGTTCTCGATCTTCAAGTTCCTCCGGTACATCAAGGACGAGCTGCTGATCGTGCTGGGCACGTCGTCGTCGGAGACGGTGCTGCCGCGGATGCTGGTGAAGCTGGAGGCGGCGGGCGCGGACAAGTCGGTGGTGGGGCTCACCATCCCGACCGGCTACTCGTTCAACCTGGACGGCACCTGCATCTACCTGACCATGGGCGCGATCTTCATCGCCCAGGCGACGGGCACGGACGTGGGCCTGGGCACGCAGGTCGGCCTGCTGCTGTTCATGTTGCTGGCCAGCAAGGGCGCGGCGGGCGTGACGGGCGCGGGCCTGGTCACGCTGGCGGCGTCGCTGAGCGCGTTCGAGGGCAACAGCGCGATCCCGGCGGTCGGCATCGCGCTGATCGTGGGCATCGACCGGTTCATGTCCGAGGCGCGGGCCATCACGAACGTCATCGGCAACGGCGTCGGCACCCTCGTGGTGGCGCGGTGGCAGGGCCAGTTGGACCGCGACCGGCTGCGCGAGGTGCTGGACAACCCGGGACAGGTCGATGTGGACGCCCTGCTGGACCGGCAGCACGGTGACGGGGACGTCACGGAGCGTGAACCGGTGGGTGCGGTCACCCGCTGA
- a CDS encoding glutamate synthase subunit beta, producing MADPYGFLKHSRAEAKKRPAADRLSDWDEVYLDVPAEQRDAEVRTQAARCMDCGIPFCHSGSAGCPLGNLIPEWNDLVRRGDWESASDRLHATNNFPEFTGRLCPAPCEAACVLSISHDAGGAVAIKRVEQAIADVSWDQGLVRPTQSQVSSGRRVAVVGSGPAGLAAAQQLTRAGHEVTVFERDDRLGGLLRYGIPEFKMEKKVLDRRLAQLRKEGTKFVTGCEVGVDLTVEELRSKFDAVVLAVGALRGRDDTTTPGRSLRGVHLAMEHLVPANRACEGDGPPAIDAAGKHVVIIGGGDTGADCYGTASRQGAASVLQLDQYPMPPSTRDNDRSPWPVWPWILRTYPAHEEAGERKFAVAVEEFVGDDDGHVTHIRLRKVRVEKDASGRRQVVPTSEEVEVLPADLVLLAIGFEGVEHMPLLDGLGLQLTSRGTISCGSDWQTRSPGVFVCGDAHRGASLVVWAIAEGRSVANAVDRYLTGSSDLPSPVIPNMLPLAVV from the coding sequence GTGGCTGACCCGTACGGTTTCCTCAAGCACTCCCGCGCCGAGGCGAAGAAGCGTCCCGCCGCGGACCGGCTGTCCGACTGGGACGAGGTGTACCTCGACGTCCCCGCCGAGCAGCGCGACGCGGAGGTGCGCACGCAGGCGGCGCGGTGCATGGACTGCGGCATCCCGTTCTGCCACTCCGGGTCGGCCGGGTGCCCGCTCGGCAACCTGATCCCCGAGTGGAACGACCTGGTGCGCCGGGGCGACTGGGAGTCGGCGTCGGACCGGCTGCACGCGACGAACAACTTCCCCGAGTTCACCGGCCGGCTGTGCCCCGCGCCGTGCGAGGCGGCGTGCGTGCTGTCGATCAGCCACGACGCGGGCGGCGCGGTCGCGATCAAGCGGGTCGAGCAGGCCATCGCGGACGTGTCGTGGGACCAGGGGCTCGTGCGGCCGACGCAGTCGCAGGTGTCGTCGGGCCGCCGGGTGGCGGTCGTCGGTTCCGGCCCGGCCGGGCTGGCGGCGGCGCAGCAGCTCACGCGGGCGGGCCACGAGGTCACCGTGTTCGAGCGGGACGACCGGCTCGGCGGGCTGCTCCGCTACGGCATCCCCGAGTTCAAGATGGAGAAGAAGGTCCTCGACCGGCGGCTCGCGCAGCTGCGCAAGGAGGGCACGAAGTTCGTCACCGGCTGCGAGGTCGGCGTCGACCTGACCGTCGAGGAGCTGCGGTCGAAGTTCGACGCGGTGGTCCTCGCGGTCGGCGCGCTGCGCGGCCGTGACGACACGACGACGCCCGGCCGTTCGCTGCGGGGCGTCCACCTGGCCATGGAGCACCTGGTGCCCGCCAACCGCGCGTGCGAGGGCGACGGCCCGCCGGCGATCGACGCGGCGGGCAAGCACGTCGTGATCATCGGCGGCGGCGACACCGGGGCCGACTGCTACGGCACGGCGTCCCGGCAGGGCGCGGCCTCCGTGCTGCAGCTGGACCAGTACCCGATGCCGCCGTCCACTCGCGACAACGACCGCTCGCCGTGGCCGGTGTGGCCGTGGATCCTGCGCACCTACCCCGCGCACGAGGAGGCGGGCGAGCGGAAGTTCGCGGTCGCGGTGGAGGAGTTCGTCGGCGACGACGACGGGCACGTGACCCACATCCGGCTGCGCAAGGTGCGGGTGGAGAAGGACGCCTCGGGCCGCCGCCAGGTCGTGCCGACGTCCGAGGAGGTCGAGGTGCTGCCCGCGGACCTGGTGCTGCTGGCCATCGGCTTCGAGGGCGTCGAGCACATGCCGCTGCTGGACGGGCTCGGCCTCCAGCTCACCTCGCGCGGCACGATCTCGTGCGGCTCGGACTGGCAGACCCGGTCGCCCGGCGTGTTCGTCTGCGGTGACGCCCACCGGGGCGCCTCGCTGGTCGTGTGGGCGATCGCCGAGGGCCGCTCGGTGGCCAACGCGGTGGACCGCTACCTGACCGGCTCGTCCGACCTGCCGTCCCCGGTGATCCCCAACATGCTGCCGCTCGCCGTGGTGTAA